The Nitrospira sp. genome contains a region encoding:
- a CDS encoding GDP-L-fucose synthase, with amino-acid sequence MSFWEDQCVVVTGGAGFLGSFVVEQLRAKGCRQVVVPRSQDYDLVRMDAVRQLYSDAKPDMVIHLAARVGGIGANQANPGRFFYDNLMMGTQLIEVGRQRGLKKFVALGTICAYPKFAPIPFKEDDIWTGYPEETNAPYGLAKKMMLVQSQAYRQQYGFNSIVLFPVNLYGPRDNFDLETSHVIPALVRKCATAKDAGHASITLWGDGSPTREFLYVEDAAEGILLAAEQYQGDLPINLGTGQEIAIRDLAGMIAAEVGFSGQIQWDTTKPNGQPRRCLDVSRAKQLFGFQARHSLRDGLKKTVQWFRTNREPIREVHF; translated from the coding sequence ATTTCATTTTGGGAAGATCAGTGTGTCGTCGTGACGGGCGGCGCCGGGTTTCTCGGTTCGTTCGTCGTCGAGCAACTGCGGGCGAAAGGCTGTCGGCAAGTCGTTGTTCCTCGCAGCCAGGACTACGATCTGGTGCGGATGGACGCCGTCCGGCAACTGTACAGCGACGCGAAGCCCGACATGGTGATCCATCTGGCGGCTCGCGTGGGTGGAATCGGCGCAAACCAAGCCAATCCAGGACGGTTCTTCTACGACAACTTGATGATGGGGACGCAGCTGATCGAAGTGGGCCGTCAACGGGGGCTCAAGAAGTTTGTCGCACTCGGGACGATTTGTGCCTATCCCAAGTTCGCTCCGATCCCATTCAAAGAAGACGATATTTGGACCGGCTACCCTGAGGAAACCAATGCCCCATATGGACTGGCAAAGAAGATGATGCTGGTCCAGTCGCAGGCCTATCGCCAACAGTATGGGTTTAATTCGATCGTGCTGTTTCCCGTCAATCTGTATGGACCGCGTGACAACTTCGATCTGGAGACCTCTCACGTCATTCCGGCGCTCGTACGGAAATGTGCGACGGCAAAAGATGCGGGGCACGCGTCGATCACCCTCTGGGGAGATGGATCCCCCACGCGGGAATTTTTGTACGTCGAGGACGCTGCAGAGGGGATTCTTCTCGCAGCGGAACAGTACCAGGGTGATCTGCCCATCAACTTGGGAACAGGACAAGAGATCGCCATTCGTGATCTGGCTGGGATGATTGCCGCCGAGGTGGGATTCTCCGGCCAGATTCAGTGGGATACTACCAAACCGAACGGCCAGCCGAGGCGGTGTCTCGACGTGAGCCGGGCCAAACAGCTCTTCGGGTTTCAAGCGCGACATAGCTTGCGCGACGGGCTGAAGAAAACCGTCCAATGGTTTCGAACCAACCGCGAGCCGATCCGCGAAGTGCACTTCTAG
- the gmd gene encoding GDP-mannose 4,6-dehydratase, protein MKKALITGITGQDGSYLSEFLLARDYEVYGIIRRSSSFNTGRIDPIYEDPHVPHRRLHLIYGDLNDASSLNRILRTVQPDEIYNLGAQSHVRVSFDIPEYTGEITGLGTIRLLEAIRESGLKPKFYQASSSEMFGKVLEVPQKETTPFYPRSPYGAAKVYSYWITVNYREAYELFACNGILFNHESPRRGETFVTRKITKAAARIKLGTQHDLFLGNLDAKRDWGFAGDYVEAMWMMLQAPQPDDYVIATGETHTVKEMLELAFDRLQLNWKKHVKIDEKYYRPTEVDLLIGDASKAKKQLGWQPKVRFEELIAMMVDADLAAEKEKLDGTRKRI, encoded by the coding sequence GTGAAGAAAGCACTGATCACCGGGATTACGGGCCAAGACGGATCCTATCTGTCGGAGTTTCTACTTGCCAGAGACTACGAAGTGTATGGGATCATCCGCCGCTCCAGTTCCTTCAACACGGGCCGGATCGATCCGATTTATGAAGATCCGCATGTGCCTCACCGGCGCCTCCACTTGATTTACGGAGACCTGAACGATGCCAGTTCGCTGAACCGGATCCTGCGCACCGTCCAACCCGATGAAATTTATAATCTCGGAGCTCAGAGTCATGTCCGTGTCAGCTTCGATATTCCTGAGTACACCGGAGAGATCACGGGACTCGGCACCATTCGGCTCCTCGAGGCCATCCGCGAATCAGGGCTCAAACCGAAGTTTTATCAGGCGTCATCCAGCGAAATGTTCGGCAAGGTGCTGGAGGTGCCGCAGAAGGAAACGACCCCCTTCTATCCGAGGAGTCCCTATGGCGCCGCAAAGGTGTATTCCTATTGGATTACGGTGAACTATCGGGAGGCGTACGAACTCTTTGCGTGCAATGGAATTCTGTTCAACCATGAATCGCCGCGACGGGGTGAAACCTTTGTCACGAGGAAAATCACCAAAGCGGCGGCGCGTATCAAGCTCGGGACCCAGCACGATCTATTCCTGGGGAACCTCGATGCGAAGCGGGATTGGGGATTCGCCGGCGACTATGTGGAAGCGATGTGGATGATGCTACAAGCTCCACAACCAGATGATTATGTCATCGCAACGGGTGAAACCCACACGGTCAAGGAGATGCTGGAGCTGGCCTTTGACCGGCTGCAATTGAATTGGAAAAAGCATGTAAAAATCGATGAGAAGTATTATCGGCCGACCGAAGTCGATCTGCTCATCGGAGATGCGAGTAAAGCCAAGAAACAACTCGGATGGCAGCCCAAGGTACGATTCGAAGAGTTAATCGCCATGATGGTCGATGCGGATTTGGCCGCGGAAAAAGAAAAGCTGGATGGGACGAGAAAGCGAATCTAG
- a CDS encoding PDZ domain-containing protein has translation MASLPPQHARRVGMFLCMVVCGLLIAHSINAFVAEALYVIPEHPSGSGSGGFPGSPLSASYSPAQAVDDVQASGLFLLPPMPQNGQPSATNSDGRGPSGTPVRASLGLAARIRLIGIVFGDQRGIFAIVEDLSSKQQSLYRLHDSILDLGEVSEIRRNGLLVRQGNVEELLELAVSDNPIAPAGSSGTVPTAAQAPTPGAPLRKIVDRREVEQAMNDLPKLLSQARAAPFMVNGTINGFRLDYVAPASFYEKIGVQAGDVLQRVNGVDIRDPSTMLSLLQQLKNEQIVKLDVVRNNQRSTITYELR, from the coding sequence TTGGCCTCATTACCTCCGCAACACGCGCGTCGCGTCGGAATGTTTCTCTGCATGGTGGTGTGCGGTCTGCTCATCGCGCACTCAATCAATGCCTTCGTTGCCGAGGCTCTGTATGTGATCCCCGAGCATCCGTCTGGATCCGGCAGCGGTGGATTTCCGGGCTCTCCGTTGTCGGCATCCTATTCACCGGCACAGGCGGTGGACGATGTGCAAGCCAGCGGTCTGTTCCTACTTCCTCCTATGCCTCAGAATGGACAACCGAGTGCGACGAATTCTGATGGACGCGGTCCCTCCGGCACTCCTGTTCGCGCGTCCCTCGGCTTGGCGGCCAGGATTCGCTTGATCGGTATCGTGTTCGGCGATCAGCGCGGCATCTTTGCGATCGTTGAAGATCTGTCGTCCAAACAACAATCGTTATATCGCCTTCACGATTCAATTCTCGATCTGGGAGAAGTCAGCGAGATTCGTCGAAACGGACTCCTGGTCCGTCAAGGCAATGTCGAGGAGTTGTTGGAACTGGCGGTATCCGACAACCCGATCGCACCGGCCGGTTCTTCCGGCACGGTTCCTACTGCCGCCCAGGCACCGACACCCGGCGCGCCTCTGCGAAAAATCGTCGACCGCCGTGAAGTGGAACAAGCCATGAATGATCTGCCGAAACTCTTGTCGCAGGCCAGAGCCGCCCCATTCATGGTGAACGGGACGATAAACGGATTTCGCCTCGACTACGTCGCTCCGGCCAGCTTCTATGAAAAAATCGGGGTTCAGGCGGGGGACGTGCTGCAACGGGTCAATGGCGTCGATATCCGTGATCCCAGCACCATGCTGAGCTTACTGCAGCAACTCAAGAATGAGCAGATCGTCAAGCTCGACGTGGTTCGAAATAATCAACGCTCGACGATCACGTACGAGCTTCGCTGA
- the gspE gene encoding type II secretion system ATPase GspE → MAYQQDKGGRLGEVLLHLRSLREEQLLEALAQQFEMAWMPQLDTTSVDHELIKRVPIAFCRRYRVLPLRSEDGAILTASTDPLETVALDDLRLLLGKPIKPVLTTSVVLLACLNRAYDEIANPAGAEQVMEDIAASKSLDQLAHELDEPQDLLDSTDEAPIIRLVNSVLFQAVRQRASDIHFESFERGLVVRYRIDGVLYPVLTPPKHLQASIIARLKIMAGLNIAEKRLPQDGRFAIRTAGKDIDLRVSVLPTSHGERVVLRLLEKENRLLNLSEMGFSKERLAVIHQLIQLAHGIILVTGPTGSGKTTTLYAALSHINAPDKNIITVEDPVEYQLLGVGQMQVNPKINLSFAAGLRSILRQDPDVIMIGEIRDRETAEIAIHASLTGHLVFSTLHTNDAASAATRLIDMGIEPFLVASSVVAVLAQRLLRKICPDCKHPYTPSEEELSRLDLAPGSNRTLYRGVGCAACSQTGYRGRTGIFELMVLDDEIRRLIGNKADSTAIKHAAIAKGVVTLKQEGAERVIQGHTTMEEFMRITQQEIEVD, encoded by the coding sequence TTGGCCTATCAACAGGACAAGGGTGGCCGATTGGGAGAAGTCCTCCTGCATCTGCGTTCACTGCGGGAAGAACAGCTCCTGGAAGCACTCGCGCAGCAATTTGAGATGGCCTGGATGCCTCAGCTGGATACCACTTCTGTCGACCATGAACTGATCAAAAGAGTCCCGATCGCCTTTTGCCGGCGATACCGCGTCTTGCCGCTCCGATCTGAAGACGGGGCCATCTTGACCGCCTCGACCGACCCCCTGGAGACCGTTGCACTGGATGACCTTCGACTGCTGTTGGGCAAACCGATTAAGCCGGTTTTGACGACGAGCGTCGTCCTCCTTGCCTGTTTAAACCGGGCCTATGACGAGATCGCCAACCCGGCCGGCGCCGAGCAAGTCATGGAAGACATCGCCGCAAGCAAGAGCCTCGACCAGTTGGCGCACGAACTCGATGAGCCGCAAGACTTGCTGGACTCGACCGATGAGGCCCCGATCATCCGGTTGGTCAACTCGGTGTTGTTTCAAGCCGTTCGGCAGCGGGCGAGCGACATCCATTTCGAATCGTTCGAACGCGGGCTGGTGGTCAGGTATCGCATCGACGGTGTGCTGTATCCGGTTCTTACACCACCCAAGCATTTGCAAGCCAGCATTATCGCGCGCCTGAAAATCATGGCCGGCCTCAACATCGCCGAAAAGCGTTTGCCGCAGGACGGCCGGTTCGCCATTCGCACTGCCGGAAAGGATATCGACCTCCGGGTCTCCGTGCTGCCCACCTCACACGGCGAGCGGGTCGTCTTGCGACTGCTGGAAAAGGAAAACCGCCTCTTGAACCTGTCGGAGATGGGCTTCTCGAAGGAACGCCTGGCGGTGATTCACCAGCTGATCCAGCTCGCTCACGGGATCATTCTCGTCACCGGCCCCACAGGAAGCGGAAAGACCACCACCCTCTATGCCGCCCTGAGCCACATCAATGCCCCGGACAAGAACATCATCACCGTCGAAGATCCGGTGGAATACCAGCTACTCGGCGTCGGGCAAATGCAGGTGAACCCAAAGATCAATTTATCGTTCGCGGCCGGACTGCGGTCCATCCTCCGGCAAGATCCTGACGTCATCATGATCGGCGAAATTCGCGACCGCGAAACGGCGGAGATCGCCATCCACGCATCGCTGACCGGACACCTGGTGTTCTCCACTCTGCACACCAACGATGCCGCAAGCGCCGCCACTCGGCTGATCGATATGGGGATCGAGCCTTTTCTGGTCGCGTCATCGGTCGTCGCCGTCCTGGCTCAACGACTGCTCAGAAAGATTTGCCCGGACTGTAAACACCCCTATACACCGAGTGAAGAGGAATTGAGCCGGCTCGACCTTGCACCCGGTTCAAATAGAACCCTCTATCGAGGAGTCGGATGCGCAGCCTGCTCTCAGACCGGCTATCGTGGGCGCACCGGCATCTTCGAGCTCATGGTGCTCGACGACGAAATCAGGCGCCTTATCGGAAACAAGGCCGACTCGACGGCCATCAAGCACGCGGCGATCGCCAAAGGTGTCGTGACGCTGAAGCAAGAAGGCGCTGAACGTGTCATCCAAGGCCACACCACGATGGAAGAATTCATGAGGATCACTCAACAAGAGATTGAAGTCGACTAA
- the gspF gene encoding type II secretion system inner membrane protein GspF, with translation MPVYQYHGYRNDGGTAAGIIDAENVKVARLKLRKEGVYPTDVVEQSQSTVRSPEKPPATTGRTIGRSSVLTANDLSLLTRQFATLLVAGLPLVEALGVLVDQAEKKSIKALLADIREQIRGGKALSAVLESYDKDFSAIYVHMVRAGEASGALDQILFRLAEFLEKQLALKNKVTNAILYPVLMLIVGVSVLFFLVTFVVPKITAVFVSMKQALPWPTVALMSASGFFADYWMVLMTLVGASLYMTRRFVRTGPGRMVADRMILKLPLIGDVARMVSISRLTSTLATMLASGVQLLDALDVSKRVMNNRVLEATVEGARQNIREGETIADPLKRSGEFPALVTHMIAVGEKSGEMEEMLRRVSQIYDGEVERVITRLTSLMEPIMILVMGVIVFFIVVAILLPIFEMGQMIH, from the coding sequence ATGCCCGTCTATCAATACCACGGGTACCGCAACGACGGCGGGACCGCAGCCGGGATCATCGATGCGGAAAACGTCAAAGTCGCGCGGCTGAAGCTGAGAAAAGAGGGCGTCTATCCCACGGACGTCGTCGAGCAGAGCCAGTCAACGGTTCGCTCTCCTGAAAAACCCCCTGCCACCACCGGGCGCACGATCGGACGGTCGTCCGTCCTGACGGCAAACGACCTGTCCTTGCTGACGAGGCAGTTTGCGACGCTCTTAGTGGCCGGGCTCCCACTCGTCGAGGCCCTCGGCGTGCTCGTGGATCAAGCGGAGAAGAAATCCATCAAAGCACTCCTTGCGGACATCCGCGAGCAAATTCGCGGAGGAAAAGCCTTGAGCGCGGTCCTTGAATCCTATGACAAGGATTTTTCCGCCATCTATGTCCACATGGTACGAGCCGGCGAAGCCAGCGGAGCGCTCGATCAGATTTTATTCAGGCTTGCGGAGTTTTTAGAAAAACAACTGGCCTTGAAGAACAAGGTCACCAACGCCATCCTCTATCCTGTGCTCATGCTCATCGTCGGAGTGTCGGTGCTGTTTTTCTTGGTGACCTTCGTCGTCCCGAAGATCACCGCGGTCTTTGTCAGCATGAAACAAGCGCTTCCCTGGCCGACGGTCGCCCTGATGTCGGCGAGCGGATTCTTCGCCGATTATTGGATGGTGCTGATGACCCTTGTGGGTGCAAGCCTATATATGACCCGGCGATTTGTCCGGACCGGGCCGGGCCGAATGGTCGCAGACCGTATGATACTGAAACTCCCATTGATCGGAGACGTCGCGCGCATGGTATCGATTTCCAGGCTCACGAGCACACTGGCGACGATGTTGGCGAGCGGCGTTCAATTGCTCGACGCGCTGGATGTCTCCAAACGAGTCATGAACAATCGGGTACTCGAAGCAACCGTGGAAGGGGCCCGGCAGAATATCCGCGAGGGTGAGACCATTGCGGACCCCTTGAAGCGAAGCGGAGAATTTCCCGCCCTCGTCACCCACATGATCGCCGTCGGTGAAAAAAGCGGTGAGATGGAAGAAATGCTGCGTCGTGTCAGTCAAATCTACGACGGCGAAGTCGAGCGAGTCATCACGCGGTTGACCTCGCTGATGGAACCGATCATGATTCTGGTCATGGGCGTCATAGTGTTTTTTATTGTCGTCGCAATTCTGTTACCGATCTTTGAGATGGGCCAGATGATCCACTAG
- the gspG gene encoding type II secretion system major pseudopilin GspG translates to MLVYLARRTSRNSAGFTFIEIMVVVAILAILAALVVPRIMGRTDDAKRTAAKVQIRNIEGALQLYKLDNGVYPTTEQGLKALIEKPSVGVVPKKWKIGGYLPKLPEDPWGNPYKYLSPVQRGDQKIDYEVTSLGTDGEVGGEGVNADITNWNLDKE, encoded by the coding sequence ATGCTCGTCTACCTGGCCCGGCGGACTTCGCGGAATTCCGCCGGTTTTACGTTCATTGAGATCATGGTTGTCGTGGCCATCTTGGCCATTCTTGCCGCCTTGGTCGTTCCACGCATTATGGGCAGAACGGATGACGCCAAACGCACCGCGGCAAAGGTGCAGATTCGAAATATCGAGGGTGCGCTCCAACTCTACAAATTAGATAACGGCGTGTACCCCACGACCGAACAGGGCCTCAAGGCATTGATCGAAAAACCGTCGGTCGGGGTCGTGCCCAAGAAGTGGAAGATCGGAGGGTACCTGCCGAAACTCCCGGAAGATCCGTGGGGCAATCCCTACAAGTATCTCAGCCCGGTCCAACGGGGAGATCAAAAGATCGACTACGAAGTCACCTCCCTCGGAACAGACGGCGAGGTCGGCGGTGAAGGTGTGAATGCCGACATCACCAATTGGAACTTAGACAAAGAATAG